The Pedosphaera parvula Ellin514 genomic sequence TCCCAATCGACTCCTCGTCAAGGCAGCCATCCAGAAATTGAATGCTGTTGACATACCCAGGCTGGGTGAACCCTGGCGAGCTAATGCCTGCTGTAAAAAGAAGCGCCGTCGGTCCCAAGGCATATCGGCCATCTATGCCTCCTGAGATAAACTGCGTGCCCACCCTTACTCCATTGACATATTTGGTAAGTTGTTGGCCATCTGGGGCAGTCAGATCCACTACAAACGCGATCCGATACCAAGTGTCAGGGAAAAGCTGGCCGTTGAAATGCTTTTCAGTGCCTAAGGCATTTGGTTCTAATTTGGTACTATTATCGCTAACATAGAATTCGGCATCATTCCCATCGTGATTGAAGGGATCAGTTTGGAACAGTGCGCGCCAATGACCAGTGCTGGAAGTGGGGAACATCACATCCATGATCAAGGTATATTGGTTCACGAAATATCCGCCACCATTAGGATTTGCTCCATGTCTCATCAAAAAACCCTGCTGGATTGAATTGCTGCCGAAGCTCATCACACGCGCTCCTTCCTGGGCGATGAGCACGACCGGAAAGGTGGTTTGACTCGCCGTGTCACCGAAATATTCCAGATCGGTTCCCACGGTGGCCCGCAGGTCGCCGTGATCAAAGTCCCATTGACCCGTGACATTGGCACTGGCAAATGCCTTCGCAGAAAAGGCAATCCAAACAACCAGACATATAATTCGGAGTAAACCTCCCATATTAAGCAAATGAAAACGACCGTTAACGAGTCTTGACTGTATGGTTTATGTACATTTGAAGTCCAGATCTAAAAACTATCAAACCTGGCTTCCCTGGAGGTGGTTCCCTCGTTAGGGTTTGAAACTGCAATGAAGTTTGCTATAGGTGTTGCGTACGTACTCGCGCACCGTCTCGATGCTGATGCCCAGGCGGTTGGCAATTTCCTTGTAGCGGCAAATTCGGCCAGCAATGCCAGTGTTTGCTGCTCGCGGCGGGTAAGGTTTGGCAGTGCTGACTTTGCAGTCTCGATAGGTTGAAAGTAATGCGCCGCCTTGTCAGCCATCTGGCGCGTCAACGGTACGCCCCCGAGTCGGGCCTCGTTGATGGCATCCAGCAGTTTTTCACTGGTCATCCGTTTAAGCAGGTAACCACTGGCTCCAGATGTCGTCCGGGCTGAAGGGTGACGCATTATTGAGCTTGCTGATATTTTTGCAATCGACGATGAAAGGCAGTGCGCGAAAGCCCCACCATCGTGGCAGCCTTGCTCTTGTTTCCATTTGCGCTGGCCAACGCCTCGAAGAGTTTTTGACGTTCGAGCGTGGCCAGATTGAGCGTTCCCGTTTCAGCGGAGGTTTGGCCGTTTGTCTTCGATAACGTCAACGGCGCACCTGATGCAGGAGCATCGGTCGGGTGCTGGAGACGCTGCTCGGATCTGTTTAAGGACACCAAATCAGCCAACTGAATCAGCGATGTATTGGTGCTGATAACGGCACGCTCGATCATATTGCGCAGTTCACGGATGTTACCGGGAAAATCACAGTTTTGCAGATAGTCCACCGCTTCAACCGTAAAACCAGTGAGCTCCTTTTCGTAGCGCCGGGCATAATAATTAAGAAACTGCCGCGCAAGTATCAGCATGTCCTCCCGGCGTTCCCTTAATGGTGGCATCCACAATTCGACGACATTCAAACGGAAATAAAGATCTTCTCGAAACCGACCTTCACGCACCAAGCCTGGTAATGACTGGTTCGTCGCCGCAATTACTCGTGCCGACATCGGTATTGTGCGCTCGCAACCCACGCGCTTGAATTGTCGGGCTTCCAATACCCGCAAAAATTTTGCCTGGAGCGAAAGATCCAGTTCGCCGATTTCATCGAGAAACGCCGTTCCATTGGCCGCAGCCTCGAAAAGGCCCTGCTTGGAGCGGAGAGCCCCGGTGAACGATCCTTTCTCGTGCCCAAAAAGTTCACTCTCACACAGATCGCGCGGGATTGTTGAACAATCAATCTCAACAAACGGTGCCTTGTTTCCCCAGGTCAATTCATGGATACGTCGTGCGACCACGCTCTTCCCTGTCCCAGTGGGACCAGTAAGAAGTACCGTAGTGTCCGGATAGCGCGGTAGATTCCGAATTTGGGCGTCCACCTCACGCATTGCTTTGGAGTTTCCGAAGCTATACCCACCGGGGAACCAGGAGATCGGATCAGGCTTGTATTCGTGCCGAATAACCTCACGGGCAGCACCATTGGTTTCAAAGATTGCCCGAACATGCGCAGATAATTGCTTCAGGCTGAAGGGTTTGGTGAGATAATCGTTCACCCCGCTCTTCATGAGGCTGACTGCCGTCTCAAGATTTGGATTGCCGGTCAAAAACATTACGAGAATATCCGGCTTTTGAGCCCTTAACCGGCGAAACAAGTTCTCTCCGCAGACGTCAGGCAATGAATAATCAAGGAGGGCCAGATGGATTG encodes the following:
- a CDS encoding response regulator transcription factor; the encoded protein is MRHPSARTTSGASGYLLKRMTSEKLLDAINEARLGGVPLTRQMADKAAHYFQPIETAKSALPNLTRREQQTLALLAEFAATRKLPTAWASASRRCASTYATPIANFIAVSNPNEGTTSREARFDSF
- a CDS encoding sigma-54-dependent transcriptional regulator, coding for MNPNLLIVDDDPLILELITGELEQFGYNMFTAGSGREAMSIFQTTPIHLALLDYSLPDVCGENLFRRLRAQKPDILVMFLTGNPNLETAVSLMKSGVNDYLTKPFSLKQLSAHVRAIFETNGAAREVIRHEYKPDPISWFPGGYSFGNSKAMREVDAQIRNLPRYPDTTVLLTGPTGTGKSVVARRIHELTWGNKAPFVEIDCSTIPRDLCESELFGHEKGSFTGALRSKQGLFEAAANGTAFLDEIGELDLSLQAKFLRVLEARQFKRVGCERTIPMSARVIAATNQSLPGLVREGRFREDLYFRLNVVELWMPPLRERREDMLILARQFLNYYARRYEKELTGFTVEAVDYLQNCDFPGNIRELRNMIERAVISTNTSLIQLADLVSLNRSEQRLQHPTDAPASGAPLTLSKTNGQTSAETGTLNLATLERQKLFEALASANGNKSKAATMVGLSRTAFHRRLQKYQQAQ